From Pseudomonas sp. AN-1:
GACAGGCTGCCGGTGGAGCAGGGCACCACCACCATGGCCGCCGGGGCGCTGGAGCCGGAGGCCGGCGGCGCCATCCAGTCGTCCTGGCCGAACACGCGGATCTGCCCGGGTGCGGCACCGGTGTACTCGGTGAGGAACGCCTGCATCGCCCGCGGCCGCGGCGGCAGGGCGACGTCGGTCTCGGTGGCCATCACCAGCTGCGCCGCCCTGGAGATCAGGAAGTGCACCTCGCGCTCCTCCTGCACCAGGCAGTCGAGCAGGCGCAGGCCGTACTGCGAACCTGACGCGCCAGTCATCGCCAGGGTGATGCGTTCCGGGCCGCTCATCGCCGTCTCTCCTTATTCGGCCAGCGCCTTGGCCAGCTTGCCGTGCAGGCCGCCGAAGCCGCCGTTGCTCATGATCACCACCTGGGTGCCCGGGGTGGCGCTGCCCTTGACCGCGGCGATGATGCCCTCCAGCGAGTCGCACACGGTGCTCGGCACCGTGGAGCCGGCCACCGTGGCGGCCAGGTCCCAGCCGAGGCTGGCCGGCGCGTACCAGATGGCGCGGTCGGCCTGGCTCACCGAGTCCGCCAGCCCCTCGCGGTGGGCGCCGAGCTTCATCGAGTTGGAGCGCGGCTCGATCACCGCGATGATCGGCGCGCTGCCGACGCGCTTGCGCAGGCCGTCGAGGGTGGTGGCGATGGCGGTCGGATGGTGGGCGAAGTCGTCATAGAGGGTGACGCCCCTGACCTCGGCGACCTTTTCCATGCGCCGCTTGACGCTCCTGAAGCTCGACAGCGCCGCGCAGCCCTGCGCCGGGGTGACGCCGACGTGGCGCGCCGCGGCCAGGGTGGCCAGGGCATTGGCGACGTTGTGGCGGCCGGTCAGCTCCCACTCCACCGTGCCCTGCACGGCGCCCTCGAACAGCACCTCGAAGCGCGAGCCGTCCTCGGCGAGCAGGTGGGCCTGCCACTGGCCGCCGTGGCCGGTGGTCTGCACCGGGGTCCAGCAGCCCATCTCCAGCACCCGGCCGAGCGCCTCCTCGGCGGCCGGACGGATGATCAGGCCCTCGCCCGGCACGGTGCGCACCAGGTGGTGGAACTGCCGCTCGATGGCCGCCAGATCCGGGAAGATGTCCGCGTGGTCGAATTCGAGGTTGTTGAGGATGGCGGTGCGCGGCCGGTAGTGGACGAACTTGCTGCGCTTGTCGAAGAAGGCGCTGTCGTACTCGTCGGCCTCGACCACGAAGAA
This genomic window contains:
- the ubiX gene encoding flavin prenyltransferase UbiX, with the translated sequence MSGPERITLAMTGASGSQYGLRLLDCLVQEEREVHFLISRAAQLVMATETDVALPPRPRAMQAFLTEYTGAAPGQIRVFGQDDWMAPPASGSSAPAAMVVVPCSTGSLSAIATGACNNLIERAADVALKERRQLILVPREAPFSTIHLENMLRLSNMGAVILPAAPGFYHQPQTIDDLVDFVVARILNQLNIPQDMLPRWGEHHRVSPDE
- the mpl gene encoding UDP-N-acetylmuramate:L-alanyl-gamma-D-glutamyl-meso-diaminopimelate ligase, producing MHIHILGICGTFMGSLAVLAKELGHRVTGSDANVYPPMSTQLEAQGIELMQGYDPAHLDPAPDLVVIGNALSRGNPAVEHVLNAGLPYVSGPQWLADHVLQGRWVLAVAGTHGKTTTSSMLAWVLEDAGMSPGFLIGGVPQNFGVSARLGGTPFFVVEADEYDSAFFDKRSKFVHYRPRTAILNNLEFDHADIFPDLAAIERQFHHLVRTVPGEGLIIRPAAEEALGRVLEMGCWTPVQTTGHGGQWQAHLLAEDGSRFEVLFEGAVQGTVEWELTGRHNVANALATLAAARHVGVTPAQGCAALSSFRSVKRRMEKVAEVRGVTLYDDFAHHPTAIATTLDGLRKRVGSAPIIAVIEPRSNSMKLGAHREGLADSVSQADRAIWYAPASLGWDLAATVAGSTVPSTVCDSLEGIIAAVKGSATPGTQVVIMSNGGFGGLHGKLAKALAE